One genomic segment of Pempheris klunzingeri isolate RE-2024b chromosome 21, fPemKlu1.hap1, whole genome shotgun sequence includes these proteins:
- the cd226 gene encoding CD226 antigen, giving the protein MEAVQKDHWYFVVLIFLPFLKVAVQQRDVVTVRLEEGMVLECLCPWSGNLSMVSWTKIPDKDPVAVFHPEYGVAFSHHYRERIEFLRTMPMDGSISMRNVTHQDIGLYHCSVQTFPQGPWTRTIQVEDLDEPPEEDDATQPPTSEPISTDKELVAEQDNNLTISCNHEHNGTVYQVILEKKPQGQPWGIIGVCKKVEGGLVSEDYSDTGRVSCTDSLDINLHLTGVVQQDGGFYRCTFSTDAGVQTTTVLLTVPPPGGFSLSVYMMYIYIAAGAAGLILVIVIVILAVRHRKKTRREEYRVKLHPSQRQPNFYENISVCPRRKTQIKKCPVYANLQTVRSHRAQRQLHSK; this is encoded by the exons ATGGAAGCTGTACAAAAGGACCACTGGTACTTTGTGGTACtcatctttcttccttttcttaaAG TTGCTGTCCAACAGAGAGACGTTGTTACAGTGCGTCTGGAGGAAGGGATGGTTCTCGAATGTTTGTGCCCCTGGTCCGGCAACCTCAGCATGGTGTCCTGGACCAAAATACCAGACAAGGATCCGGTAGCAGTTTTCCATCCAGAGTATGGCGTGGCCTTTTCTCACCATTACCGGGAGAGGATAGAGTTCCTGAGGACCATGCCTATGGATGGAAGTATTTCCATGAGGAACGTCACCCACCAGGACATCGGGCTTTACCACTGCTCTGTTCAGACCTTCCCTCAAGGCCCCTGGACGAGGACCATTCAGGTGGAAGATTTAG ATGAGCCCCCAGAAGAGGACGACGCCACACAGCCCCCCACCTCAGAGCCGATCAGCACGGACAAAGAGCTGGTGGCAGAGCAGGACAACAACCTGACCATCAGCTGTAACCACGAGCACAATGGCACCGTCTACCAGGTCATTTTGGAGAAGAAGCCGCAAGGCCAACCCTGGGGCATAATTGGCGTGTGTAAGAAGGTGGAAGGGGGCCTGGTGAGCGAAGACTACAGCGACACGGGCAGGGTCAGCTGCACAGACAGCCTGGATATCAATCTGCACCTGACGGGTGTGGTGCAGCAGGATGGTGGCTTCTACCGCTGCACTTTCAGCACAGACGCAGGAGTGCAGACCACCACGGTGCTGCTCACTGTCCCCCCTCCAG GTGGATTCAGTCTATCCGTGTACATGATGTATATTTACATCGCGGCTGGAGCTGCTGGGCTTATTCTAGTCATTGTGATCGTCATACTGGCAGTCAGGCACAG GAAGAAGACCAGGAGAGAGGAGTACAGAGTCAAACTGCACCCGTCTCAGAGACAG CCAAACTTCTATGAGAACATCTCTGTGTGTCCCCGGAGGAAGACACAGATAAAGAAGTGCCCGGTCTATGCCAACCTACAGACTGTACGATCACACAGAGCCCAACGTCAGCTTCATAGTAAATGA